The Acropora muricata isolate sample 2 chromosome 5, ASM3666990v1, whole genome shotgun sequence genome includes a window with the following:
- the LOC136916538 gene encoding uncharacterized protein, with protein MTDEFSDASLKVTETGLAFSGGGIRSAAFCSGVLRRLLQRNTLIDYLSCVSGGGYTGSAYVDWKYRNKNVDDPKWHQEFFEHMRERSGLMCNWQKPLHGVVDTLIILLLVLFVCVLKPLILWGPYVFPVAYGVDLFFGNLLRAEFRCPDPPTTSLPLSNTTSNYTLPAPQGIQQPRCQVEAGTKSYYRLVLFSVFAAVFVVFYILAKQLPKYNHWLYLVSTILGLLFGFTFIPYCIQFLFQDTPVWVQLLVLVFSLAVWIFFPVLRRRSSFVVVVYMYSYIVYWRVFKDYIFGVMYSDHLFFRIMFAFGFVLWTAPFLGSLQQRLVYLFNKWRLQRAFYTPQSVGKWGCQGVGLEDLFLASCKCASQTEYKHLGHDESGPLTLGDLGPNMKPQYMSNVVVNEWSLDEDEKQRYELLVMSPTVIERLDRREGQVQFEGRLEPKHVKLCAAMATSAAAVARNMGAYEDSMVGFKQLQVVLGLGMDSFWVSDVESLRRRNCCWEILPFVIEIVRVLPLVTFPLVYFLKGERADDEIWVAIGVLLFFILLGVLTIFSVLRTGHENPGSLERLTRWFAVNVPVVRYMRQLLSVANRGPTPPPILLLSDGGHIENLGILPLLKKRLPKIVVVNGGGKTDDSDWGKDLLHAFSLAREKLHCSFIGLDGRDVIEDIKEEFVDTADGLKPRSYRCKVHYYEKNDILERGRKVGEGEILLLAPRHPNKGIMKQECVTWKEVLRDIDVDLETGKWGTGPQQNAEEVDSLTCCCCDCCHRSCLQCLSPDFLCGAFPRHSTANQFFTPRMFTAYHCEGYNACLEAEAAEFLGARQDVEMASPTEDSNGAQ; from the exons ATGACTGACGAATTCTCGGACGCGAG CCTTAAGGTGACTGAAACAGGCCTGGCCTTCTCAGGTGGTGGTATCCGGTCTGCGGCTTTCTGTTCGGGTGTTTTGCGCAGGCTCCTACAGCGCAACACCCTGATCGACTACCTAAGCTGTGTATCGGGGGGTGGTTACACAGGCTCGGCTTACGTAGACTGGAAATACCGGAATAAGAATGTCGATGACCCCAAGTGGCACCAGGAATTCTTCGAGCATATGAGAGAACGGTCTGGATTGATGTGTAACTGGCAGAAACCTCTTCATGGGGTGGTTGACACACTGATAATCTTGCTACTGGTTCTTTTCGTTTGTGTCCTAAAGCCTCTGATATTGTGGGGTCCTTACGTTTTTCCGGTTGCTTATGGCGTTGATTTATTCTTTGGAAATTTACTGAGAGCTGAGTTTCGTTGCCCAGACCCGCCCACAACATCGCTTCCTCTCAGTAACACCACTAGTAATTATACCCTCCCCGCCCCCCAGGGAATACAGCAACCACGCTGTCAGGTAGAGGCTGGAACCAAATCTTACTACcgccttgttttgttttccgtCTTCGCCGCCGTGTTTGTCGTTTTCTACATACTAGCAAAACAGTTGCCAAAGTACAACCATTGGCTTTATTTAGTGTCGACTATCTTGGGTTTGCTGTTTGGCTTCACTTTTATACCCTATTGCATCCAGTTCCTTTTCCAAGACACTCCAGTGTGGGTACAGCTGCTGGTCCTTGTTTTTAGTTTGGCCGTCTGGATTTTTTTTCCCGTTCTCAGACGTAGGTCGTCTTTTGTTGTGGTGGTTTACATGTATTCTTATATTGTGTATTGGAGGGTCTTCAAAGATTACATCTTTGGTGTGATGTATTCTGATCATTTATTCTTTCGTATCATGTTTGCGTTTGGTTTTGTGTTGTGGACTGCACCCTTTTTAGGATCTCTTCAACAAAGGCTTGTTTACTTGTTCAACAA GTGGCGCCTTCAGAGGGCATTTTACACACCCCAGAGTGTGGGTAAGTGGGGTTGCCAAGGGGTTGGCCTCGAAGATTTATTCCTGGCATCGTGTAAATGTGCATCACAAACAGAATACAAACACCTGGGACATGATGAATCAGGCCCACTCACTCTGGGAGATCTGGGACCCAATATGAAACCTCAGTACATGTCCAACGTGGTTGTCAATGAATGGTCCCTTGACGAAGACGAAAAGCAGAGATACGAACTCCTTGTAATGTCGCCTACCGTAATAGAGCGCCTTGATCGTCGCGAAGGCCAAGTTCAGTTTGAGGGCAGACTGGAACCAAAGCACGTGAAGCTATGCGCTGCCATGGCAACGTCAGCTGCTGCAGTCGCACGCAACATGGGAGCTTATGAAGACTCAATGGTGGGATTTAAGCAGTTACAAGTTGTGTTAGGATTGGGTATGGATTCTTTTTGGGTGTCCGATGTCGAGAGTCTACGCAGAAGGAATTGTTGTTGGGAG ATTCTTCCATTTGTCATCGAGATTGTACGTGTCCTGCCCTTGGTAACCTTTCCTCTTGTGTATTTCTTGAAAGGCGAGAGGGCTGATGACGAAATTTGGGTGGCAATTGGAGTGCTGTTGTTTTTCATCCTGCTGGGGGTATTAACCATTTTTTCCGTTTTGAGGACTGGACATGAAAACCCAGGATCCCTGGAGAGGCTAACGAG ATGGTTTGCTGTTAATGTGCCTGTGGTACGGTATATGAGACAGTTACTTTCTGTTGCCAATCGTGGTCCCACCCCTCCCCCGATTTTACTTCTTAGTgacggcggccatattgaaaATCTTGGCATCCTTCCTCTGTTGAAAAAACGCCTACCAAAGATTGTTGTAGTTAACGGTGGCGGCAAAACAGACGACAGCGACTGGGGCAAAGATCTTCTTCATGCGTTTTCATTGGCTCGTGAGAAACTTCATTGTTCGTTTATTGGATTAGACGGTCGTGACGTGATAGAGGATATCAAAGAGGAGTTTGTCGACACCGCTGATGGCTTGAAACCCAGAAGTTACAG ATGTAAAGTGCACTATTACGAAAAGAACGACATTTTGGAAAGAGGAAGGAAAGTTGGTGAAGGCGAAATCCTCCTTCTTGCTCCAAGGCACCCTAACAAAGGAATCATGAAGCAGGAATGCGTGACATGGAAAGAggtattgcgtgacatcgaCGTTGACCTTGAGACCGGAAAGTGGGGCACAGGCCCGCAGCAGAACGCAGAAGAAGTGGACAGCCTGACGTGCTGTTGCTGCGATTGTTGTCACAGGAGTTGCCTTCAGTGTCTATCTCCAGATTTTCTCTGTGGAGCTTTTCCGCGTCACAGCACGGCCAATCAGTTCTTCACTCCACGCATGTTTACAGCATATCATTGCGAAGGCTACAACGCGTGCTTGGAGGCTGAGGCCGCTGAATTCCTAGGCGCAAGACAAGATGTGGAGATGGCAAGTCCGACTGAGGACTCTAATGGCGCACAATAg